In Nostoc sp. GT001, a genomic segment contains:
- a CDS encoding quercetin 2,3-dioxygenase, translating into MTVNLQGILQQPGQGSSYWVLGDLYTFKAVGEETGQAYALIEIAVQPQNGTPPHIHSHEDEAFYIQEGELEFQLDNQIILAIPGTFLHSPKGQLHRFTNISTKPAKLLCWFTPAGLEKFFMEVGVPVSERTQLPRVNPADIEKALAAASKYGLEIIPPSAEPSQL; encoded by the coding sequence ATGACAGTCAATTTACAAGGAATATTACAGCAACCAGGACAAGGTTCTTCATATTGGGTGCTTGGAGATTTGTATACCTTTAAAGCGGTAGGTGAAGAAACTGGTCAAGCTTATGCTCTAATTGAGATCGCTGTTCAACCACAAAACGGTACACCTCCTCACATTCATAGTCACGAAGATGAAGCTTTTTATATTCAAGAGGGAGAATTAGAATTTCAGCTTGATAACCAGATTATCTTAGCAATTCCTGGAACCTTCCTTCATTCTCCTAAAGGTCAACTCCACAGGTTTACAAATATCAGTACAAAGCCAGCAAAATTACTTTGCTGGTTCACACCAGCAGGGTTAGAGAAGTTTTTTATGGAAGTAGGTGTGCCAGTCTCGGAAAGGACGCAATTACCTCGCGTTAATCCCGCAGATATCGAAAAAGCTTTGGCTGCTGCTTCAAAATATGGTCTTGAAATTATTCCCCCTTCTGCTGAACCTTCGCAGTTATAG
- a CDS encoding DM13 domain-containing protein: MKIRNLLILILSSIVMISCVREVSNNESKEVAIAVNTSIPKSSTPAKSLTPSVQSQKSGTFVSGEHTTQGTVSILNKDSKSFLELGESFKTSESGPDLVVILHRSDNVIGSTKPPNYSLKNGDYIILAPLKKYSGAQTYSIPNNINLADYKSAAIWCRKFNATFGAAKLSS, encoded by the coding sequence ATGAAAATCAGAAATTTATTAATACTAATTTTGTCTTCTATTGTCATGATTAGTTGTGTCCGAGAAGTATCAAATAATGAGTCTAAAGAAGTTGCGATCGCAGTGAATACATCTATTCCCAAATCTTCAACTCCGGCAAAGTCTTTAACCCCTTCGGTACAATCTCAGAAGTCAGGTACTTTTGTTTCTGGAGAACATACAACTCAAGGAACAGTCAGTATTCTTAACAAAGACAGTAAATCATTTCTAGAGCTTGGAGAATCGTTTAAAACCTCGGAATCAGGCCCGGATTTAGTCGTAATTTTGCACCGTTCAGATAATGTAATTGGTTCAACGAAGCCGCCAAATTATTCTTTAAAAAATGGGGACTATATCATTCTTGCTCCCTTAAAAAAATATAGTGGCGCTCAAACATATTCTATTCCTAACAATATAAATTTAGCAGATTACAAATCTGCTGCTATCTGGTGTCGCAAGTTCAATGCTACTTTTGGTGCTGCTAAGTTGAGTAGTTAA
- a CDS encoding thermonuclease family protein: MMELLQLMLVLGTVVGVTDGNTILVKDNAGQTTIVKLACINAPEATDKRYGLAATQRLKQLLPPQTPVVIRSTEQIKSGRPAGEVFVDNRSVNLLLVESGNAVVDQESLQNCYESKTQFLIAEANAKNKHLGLWQQSKLQLKLHTK; this comes from the coding sequence ATGATGGAATTACTTCAACTAATGTTGGTGTTAGGTACAGTCGTTGGTGTTACAGATGGGAACACAATTTTGGTTAAAGATAATGCAGGACAAACAACTATAGTCAAGTTAGCGTGTATTAATGCACCAGAGGCAACTGACAAGCGCTATGGTTTAGCAGCAACACAAAGGCTAAAACAGCTATTACCACCTCAAACTCCTGTCGTGATTAGAAGCACAGAACAAATTAAAAGTGGTCGTCCAGCGGGTGAAGTATTTGTAGATAATCGGTCAGTAAATTTACTTTTAGTAGAGTCAGGTAATGCCGTCGTTGACCAAGAATCTTTACAAAATTGCTATGAGAGCAAAACCCAATTTTTAATTGCAGAAGCTAATGCTAAAAATAAGCATTTGGGTTTGTGGCAACAATCAAAATTACAATTGAAGTTACATACCAAGTAA
- a CDS encoding DUF3288 family protein, whose amino-acid sequence MTEATAGKDQQHPLYNRDRPLIDILLAQEATDYNLAELARLRMRYQGFPGARDIQKDLDKVLQQWGLTEAELFEKTRQIHDLGGIYKSRGKKDEQDWN is encoded by the coding sequence ATGACTGAAGCAACGGCCGGTAAAGATCAACAACATCCACTTTATAACCGCGATCGCCCCCTTATTGATATTTTACTCGCTCAAGAGGCGACAGACTATAACTTAGCAGAATTGGCTAGACTGCGAATGCGCTATCAAGGGTTTCCAGGGGCGAGAGACATCCAAAAAGACCTAGATAAAGTCTTGCAACAGTGGGGTTTGACCGAAGCCGAGCTTTTTGAGAAAACTCGTCAAATTCACGATTTGGGTGGAATTTACAAAAGCCGTGGCAAGAAAGATGAACAGGATTGGAATTAG
- a CDS encoding ABC transporter ATP-binding protein has translation MTEPLIELKGVSKSFGSNKVLDNVDLTIYRGEALGIIGPSGTGKSTILRVIAGLLSPDEGEIYVQGERRDGLIEDGGQQVGIGMVFQQAALFDSLTVEENVGFLLYQNSKLPRSRIRDLVEEKLEMVGLPAIGHLYPAELSGGMRKRVSFARAIMSNPDNPSEGPEVLLYDEPTAGLDPIASTVIEDLIRHLQCLHGVCSTYAVVTHQDSTIRRTSDRLIFLYEGKVQWQGTVSEIYNTEHPLIRQFISGSVKGLIKVARLKT, from the coding sequence ATGACTGAACCATTGATTGAACTGAAAGGTGTTTCTAAGTCCTTTGGTAGCAATAAAGTTCTAGATAATGTAGACTTGACCATTTACCGGGGAGAAGCACTGGGAATTATTGGGCCATCAGGGACTGGGAAATCAACTATCTTACGAGTAATAGCGGGGTTACTTAGTCCTGATGAAGGAGAAATTTATGTGCAAGGAGAGCGGCGAGACGGTTTGATTGAGGATGGTGGCCAGCAGGTTGGCATTGGTATGGTGTTTCAGCAGGCGGCCCTATTTGATTCGCTGACAGTGGAGGAAAATGTGGGATTTTTACTTTATCAAAATTCAAAGCTGCCGCGATCGCGCATCCGAGATTTGGTAGAAGAAAAATTGGAGATGGTAGGTTTGCCAGCAATAGGCCACCTCTACCCAGCCGAACTTTCCGGGGGAATGCGCAAACGGGTAAGTTTTGCCCGGGCGATTATGTCTAACCCTGATAATCCCAGTGAAGGGCCAGAAGTTTTACTATACGACGAACCAACAGCCGGACTCGATCCCATTGCCTCAACAGTCATCGAAGATTTAATCCGCCACTTGCAATGTTTACATGGAGTTTGTAGTACTTATGCTGTTGTTACTCACCAGGACAGCACTATCCGCCGTACATCTGATAGACTTATATTTCTCTATGAAGGTAAAGTGCAGTGGCAAGGTACAGTTAGTGAAATATACAACACAGAACATCCCTTGATCAGACAATTTATCAGTGGAAGTGTTAAAGGCCTGATTAAAGTCGCTAGGTTAAAAACTTAA
- a CDS encoding SDR family oxidoreductase: MDLQLRGKVALVTAASKGLGKATARQFAREGAKVVICARSELIDKIAAEIASETGTEVLSLRADVTSQEDIERVINATVEKFGGLDILVTNAGGPPAGTFDDIDLATWETSLDLTLLSAVRLVKYALPHLRQSTAPAILTITSTSTKQPVQNLVLSNSIRLAVIGLTKTLSQELGSDKIRVNSILPGWTYTERVEELIDARIAKSGETKEAEIARINGTVPLGRMGTPEEFANVAVFLSSPAASFVNGVMLQVDGGIIQSTF, translated from the coding sequence ATGGATTTGCAACTCCGTGGCAAAGTCGCCTTAGTGACAGCTGCTAGTAAAGGTTTGGGCAAAGCTACAGCGAGGCAATTTGCCCGTGAGGGTGCAAAAGTTGTCATCTGCGCCCGCAGTGAGTTAATTGACAAAATTGCTGCGGAGATTGCAAGCGAAACAGGTACAGAAGTGCTATCTCTGCGTGCGGACGTTACTAGTCAAGAAGATATTGAACGAGTAATTAACGCCACAGTAGAAAAATTCGGCGGGTTGGATATCCTCGTTACCAACGCCGGAGGACCACCTGCTGGCACTTTTGATGATATTGATTTGGCAACTTGGGAAACTTCGCTCGATTTGACTTTGCTGAGTGCGGTACGTCTGGTAAAGTACGCTTTACCTCACTTACGCCAATCTACCGCACCAGCAATTCTGACCATCACCTCAACCTCAACTAAACAACCAGTCCAAAATCTGGTTTTATCTAATTCCATTCGATTAGCAGTGATTGGTTTAACGAAAACTCTCAGCCAAGAACTGGGTAGCGATAAAATTCGCGTCAACAGTATTCTACCAGGCTGGACATATACAGAACGGGTGGAAGAATTGATCGATGCCCGCATTGCTAAAAGTGGTGAAACGAAAGAAGCAGAAATTGCTAGAATCAATGGGACAGTCCCTTTGGGTCGTATGGGGACACCAGAAGAGTTTGCCAATGTTGCGGTATTTCTGAGTTCACCAGCAGCCTCATTTGTGAACGGAGTCATGCTGCAAGTAGATGGCGGAATTATTCAAAGCACATTTTGA
- a CDS encoding low specificity L-threonine aldolase, translated as MSSQLEQFASDNSSGICPEALEYMIRANQGSVPAYGNDEWTQKAADYFRELFEIDCEVFFTFNGTAANSLSLAALCQSYHSVICHETSHIETDECGAPEFASNGSKLLLAHGKNGKLTSESIESIVTKRTDIHYPKPKVISITQSTELGTLYSIEELLSIKEVANKYNLKIHMDGARFANAVAAMNKSPAEITWKSGVDVLCFCGTKNGMALGEAILFFNKALAEDFDYRCKQAGQLASKMRFISAPWLGLLETGAWLKNARHANQCAEYLENQLLNIEGVDLMFPREANAVFVKLPEEVIHSLKAKNWQFYTFIGVGGVRFMCSWNTTQSRIDELIGDIKNATIK; from the coding sequence ATGAGTAGCCAATTAGAGCAGTTTGCAAGTGATAATTCCTCTGGTATTTGTCCTGAAGCACTGGAATATATGATTAGGGCAAATCAAGGTAGTGTTCCAGCTTATGGAAATGATGAATGGACTCAAAAAGCGGCAGATTATTTTCGGGAACTCTTTGAAATTGATTGTGAAGTATTTTTTACCTTTAACGGCACAGCTGCAAATTCTTTATCTTTAGCTGCTCTTTGCCAGTCATATCACAGCGTCATTTGTCATGAGACATCTCACATAGAAACAGACGAATGTGGCGCACCTGAATTTGCATCTAATGGCTCTAAACTGCTACTTGCTCACGGTAAAAATGGCAAATTAACATCAGAGTCTATAGAGTCGATTGTTACTAAACGTACTGACATTCATTATCCCAAACCTAAAGTTATTAGCATTACACAATCAACTGAATTAGGAACTTTATATTCTATTGAAGAACTTTTAAGTATTAAAGAAGTTGCAAACAAATATAACTTAAAGATTCACATGGATGGCGCTCGTTTTGCAAATGCAGTTGCCGCTATGAATAAAAGCCCTGCTGAAATTACTTGGAAAAGTGGAGTGGATGTATTGTGTTTTTGTGGTACTAAGAATGGAATGGCATTAGGTGAAGCCATTCTTTTCTTCAATAAAGCGCTAGCAGAAGATTTTGATTATCGATGCAAGCAAGCAGGCCAGCTAGCTTCAAAAATGCGATTTATTTCGGCTCCTTGGTTGGGTTTGTTAGAAACTGGTGCTTGGTTAAAAAATGCCAGACATGCCAATCAATGTGCTGAATACTTAGAAAATCAATTATTAAACATAGAAGGTGTTGACTTGATGTTTCCTAGAGAAGCCAACGCCGTATTTGTGAAATTACCTGAAGAAGTCATTCACAGCTTAAAAGCCAAAAACTGGCAGTTTTATACATTTATTGGTGTGGGAGGAGTACGTTTTATGTGTTCTTGGAACACTACTCAATCAAGGATTGATGAGTTGATTGGTGATATTAAAAATGCAACAATCAAATAA
- the recJ gene encoding single-stranded-DNA-specific exonuclease RecJ: protein MPEQQQWTITATEQPPEWFIQAVKQYTPASNGLYAAQLLWQRGIKDRQQLTAFINYKVYQPASPFEFGQEMHLAIARLQQAYNTKEKIAIWGDFDADGITATSVLWDGLGQFFAQNTQLVYYIPNRLKESHGLNNQGIDNLAKEGCKLIVTCDTGSTNVEEIIYAKQLGIDVIVTDHHTLPAERPPVAAIINPRYFPKEHQLFNLSGVAVAYKLVEALYQSLPNVAKYPLEDLLDLVAVGLIADLVQLSGDCRYLAQMGIQRLQEDFKQPAAARRRPGVGRLLELCQKSGDRPTDISFGLGPRINAVSRIQGDASFCVELLTSRDVKRCNELAEVTELANARRKSLQKDVQAQVAQKLTQLDLSTTSVIVLEDAQWPAGVLGLVAGQIAQETGRPTILLSTEGAGEQGGNSSPLPLRPSAPLLARGSARSVNSVDLYQLVKEQAHLLHRFGGHPFAAGLSLLVENIPLFTAAINQQLRQSLGSTTLTPTVQADLTVTVADLGKELFLELKLLEPCGMGNPVPKLLIQNCWFENSWHRNQQDWQGKKVQYIKAEFDIRDDSSRSAFPGLWWGHYKDELPIGRCDCIAELDYNTFKKRYEIRLIAVRSSANSALNTQLSLTPFILDLRNQEHSATQHSALIIEDCPTNWDDLRMWLRRCLASSRSTSGLENQQQLAIAWSKPKHQPPNQIWLTLVGIAKYLSRTNQLVTRGQLLEKIGISDQTLLVGIKALKYLGFTVQRQDRSLQITWNPNDSVENLADEAVARFLAAVREEQFQQQYFAEVPLSTIVAIASYDSK from the coding sequence ATGCCAGAACAACAGCAGTGGACTATAACAGCAACTGAACAACCACCAGAGTGGTTTATCCAAGCAGTGAAACAGTATACACCTGCATCAAATGGACTGTATGCAGCGCAGTTGTTGTGGCAACGGGGTATTAAAGATCGTCAACAATTAACAGCTTTTATCAACTATAAAGTTTATCAACCAGCAAGTCCCTTTGAGTTTGGGCAAGAAATGCATCTGGCGATCGCACGGTTGCAACAAGCATATAATACTAAAGAAAAGATTGCCATCTGGGGAGACTTCGATGCTGATGGCATTACCGCCACATCTGTACTTTGGGATGGATTGGGGCAGTTTTTTGCTCAAAATACTCAGTTAGTTTACTACATTCCCAATCGTCTGAAAGAATCCCACGGACTTAATAATCAAGGGATTGATAACTTAGCAAAAGAAGGTTGCAAATTAATTGTTACTTGCGATACAGGTAGCACAAATGTTGAAGAAATTATTTATGCTAAACAGCTAGGTATAGATGTAATAGTTACAGACCATCATACCTTACCAGCCGAACGCCCACCTGTTGCAGCGATTATCAATCCTCGCTATTTTCCAAAAGAACATCAGTTATTTAATCTTTCTGGGGTGGCGGTAGCTTATAAGTTGGTGGAAGCACTATATCAAAGCTTGCCCAATGTTGCAAAATATCCGTTAGAGGATTTATTAGATTTAGTTGCAGTTGGATTAATTGCCGATTTGGTGCAGTTAAGTGGAGATTGCCGTTACTTGGCACAGATGGGAATTCAACGACTACAAGAAGATTTTAAACAGCCAGCAGCAGCGCGGCGGCGGCCAGGGGTGGGGCGATTATTAGAATTGTGCCAGAAAAGTGGCGATCGCCCCACAGATATTTCTTTTGGTTTGGGGCCAAGAATTAACGCCGTTAGTCGTATCCAAGGTGATGCTAGTTTCTGCGTGGAATTACTAACTAGTCGGGATGTCAAACGTTGTAACGAACTCGCCGAAGTTACAGAACTCGCTAACGCCCGCCGCAAATCTTTACAAAAAGATGTGCAAGCACAAGTGGCGCAAAAACTTACTCAATTAGATTTATCAACCACCAGCGTTATTGTCTTAGAAGATGCCCAATGGCCTGCGGGTGTATTGGGCTTAGTTGCGGGACAGATAGCACAAGAAACTGGACGCCCGACGATTTTGTTGAGTACGGAAGGCGCAGGGGAGCAGGGGGGCAATTCTTCTCCTCTGCCCCTCCGCCCCTCCGCCCCTCTGCTTGCAAGGGGTTCTGCTCGTTCGGTGAATTCTGTCGATTTATACCAACTGGTGAAAGAGCAAGCACATTTGTTACATCGCTTTGGGGGACATCCCTTTGCAGCGGGTTTGAGTTTGTTGGTGGAGAATATTCCTTTATTTACAGCGGCGATTAATCAGCAGTTGCGGCAATCTTTGGGTAGTACAACTCTAACGCCAACTGTGCAAGCAGACTTGACGGTAACGGTAGCAGATTTGGGGAAAGAGTTATTTTTGGAACTCAAACTCTTAGAACCTTGTGGAATGGGTAATCCTGTTCCGAAATTGCTAATTCAAAACTGCTGGTTTGAAAATTCTTGGCATCGTAATCAGCAGGATTGGCAAGGGAAAAAGGTACAGTACATTAAAGCTGAGTTTGATATTCGAGATGATTCTAGCAGAAGTGCTTTTCCTGGCTTATGGTGGGGACATTACAAAGATGAATTGCCTATAGGAAGGTGTGATTGCATAGCAGAACTAGACTATAACACCTTCAAAAAACGTTATGAAATCAGATTGATTGCCGTGCGTTCTTCTGCTAATTCAGCACTCAACACTCAGCTATCGCTAACACCCTTCATCCTAGACTTACGGAATCAGGAACACTCAGCAACTCAGCACTCAGCACTGATTATTGAAGATTGTCCCACAAATTGGGATGATTTACGTATGTGGTTGCGGCGATGTTTGGCGAGTAGCCGCTCTACGTCTGGGCTTGAGAATCAGCAACAATTAGCGATCGCTTGGTCTAAACCTAAGCACCAACCACCTAATCAAATTTGGCTGACTCTTGTCGGAATTGCCAAATATCTCAGTCGCACAAATCAACTAGTTACCCGCGGACAACTTTTAGAGAAAATCGGCATCAGCGACCAAACCTTACTTGTCGGCATCAAAGCCTTAAAATACTTAGGGTTCACAGTTCAACGACAAGACCGTTCTTTACAAATTACCTGGAATCCAAACGATAGTGTAGAAAACCTTGCTGACGAAGCAGTTGCAAGATTTTTAGCCGCTGTCCGAGAAGAGCAATTTCAGCAACAGTATTTTGCAGAAGTTCCCTTATCTACGATTGTGGCGATCGCCAGCTACGACAGTAAATAA
- a CDS encoding NAD(P)/FAD-dependent oxidoreductase, which produces MEVSLEKNAPHRVVIVGGGFGGLYTAKALKKANVNVTLIDKRNFHLFQPLLYQVATGTLSPADISAPLRSVFSKSKNTKVLLGEVNDIDPKAQQVILGDEVVPYDTLIVATGVNHSYFGKDNWKEFAPGLKTVEDAIEMRRQIFSAFEAAEKETDPEIRRALLTFVIVGGGSTGVELSGAIAELAYQTLTEDFRSINTSEARILLLQGGDRILPHISPELSKVAAESLQKLGVAVYTNTRVTNIEGNIVTFKQGDELTEITSKTILWAAGVQGSPMGKALAKSTGVECDRSGRVIVEPDLSIRGYNNIFVVGDLGNFSHQNGKPLPGVAPVAKQQGEYVAKLIKRRLKGETLPEFRYNDVGTLAMIGQNLAVVDLGLVKLKGFIAWLFWLVIHIYFLIEFDTKVVVAIQWGWNYITRNRRSRLITGRDGFVEGKTVNNRLKEPSGTPL; this is translated from the coding sequence ATGGAAGTCTCACTTGAAAAGAATGCACCACATCGGGTTGTTATCGTTGGTGGCGGCTTTGGTGGACTATATACAGCAAAAGCTTTGAAGAAAGCAAATGTAAATGTTACTCTCATTGATAAACGTAACTTTCACCTATTTCAGCCGCTTTTATATCAAGTTGCCACAGGTACGCTATCACCTGCTGATATTTCTGCACCATTGCGATCTGTATTCAGCAAAAGCAAGAATACAAAAGTGCTGTTGGGAGAGGTAAATGATATTGATCCAAAAGCGCAACAAGTTATTCTGGGTGATGAAGTAGTACCTTATGACACATTAATTGTCGCCACAGGTGTTAACCATTCCTATTTTGGTAAAGATAACTGGAAAGAATTTGCTCCTGGCTTGAAAACTGTTGAAGATGCTATAGAAATGCGTCGCCAGATATTTTCGGCATTTGAAGCAGCAGAAAAAGAAACCGATCCAGAAATTCGCCGTGCTTTGTTGACTTTTGTGATTGTCGGGGGTGGCTCTACCGGTGTAGAATTATCCGGCGCGATCGCAGAATTAGCATACCAAACTCTCACAGAAGATTTCCGCAGTATCAATACCTCAGAAGCGAGAATTTTACTATTGCAAGGTGGCGATCGCATCCTCCCACACATTTCACCAGAATTATCGAAAGTAGCAGCAGAATCTTTGCAAAAGTTGGGTGTGGCTGTCTATACCAACACCAGAGTGACAAATATTGAAGGTAACATCGTTACTTTCAAACAAGGCGATGAATTGACAGAAATTACCTCAAAAACTATCTTGTGGGCAGCAGGTGTTCAAGGTTCGCCGATGGGGAAAGCCCTAGCAAAAAGTACAGGTGTAGAGTGCGATCGCTCTGGACGTGTGATTGTAGAACCAGACTTGTCTATCAGGGGTTATAACAACATTTTTGTAGTGGGAGATTTAGGCAACTTTTCCCATCAAAATGGTAAACCCTTACCTGGTGTTGCACCTGTAGCCAAACAACAAGGAGAGTATGTAGCAAAACTCATTAAACGTAGGCTTAAAGGTGAGACTTTGCCAGAGTTTCGTTACAATGACGTAGGTACATTGGCAATGATTGGGCAAAATTTAGCTGTTGTAGATTTAGGCTTAGTCAAACTCAAAGGTTTCATTGCTTGGCTCTTTTGGCTAGTAATTCACATCTACTTCTTAATCGAGTTTGACACTAAAGTAGTAGTAGCAATTCAGTGGGGATGGAATTATATTACTCGTAATCGTCGCTCCAGATTGATTACAGGTCGAGATGGTTTTGTAGAAGGAAAAACTGTTAACAATAGGCTGAAAGAGCCTTCGGGGACACCTCTTTAA
- a CDS encoding MlaD family protein: protein MRGLMTSRFASGRTFREGSVGLLLLLGLGVFGLLFLWLNRFTAAGRSYKIIVEFANAGGMQKGAAVRYRGVKVGTISHVRPGANAIDVEIEIAQTDLIIPRNVVVEANQSGLISESIIDITPRTTLPAGVVAKPLDKSCDTSLIVCNGSRLKGQVGISVDALIRSSTELAGAYNDPKFYRNVNRVLETTTGAASSFSELSQDLQGLTKSLQLQLNTFSATANSVQRATNQLNASANQTVNKFGATATQANRLLNNLDNLLTTNRSTLVGALNNITETSNQLRVTVSSLSPSVNRLTQGELLNNLETLSANAAQASANLRDASKTLNDPKNAVLLQQTLDSARVTFENTQKITSDLDELTGDPNFRKNLRQLVNGLSGLVSSTQQMQQQVQVATTIDSVKAAVSKPKNLIPIPAPTQQAMFNDKSLPVYENNPSAANFASTDTDFQPSPSPSIPNSSQENLLKQLREYGKQREQLETEKEAIQLDPSASLTADPEQSQTVENFK, encoded by the coding sequence ATGCGAGGTCTTATGACAAGCCGCTTCGCGTCTGGGCGAACATTTAGAGAAGGTTCTGTGGGGTTATTACTCCTGCTAGGACTAGGGGTATTTGGATTACTCTTTCTGTGGTTAAATAGATTCACCGCTGCTGGCCGTTCATACAAAATTATTGTAGAATTTGCTAACGCTGGCGGAATGCAAAAGGGAGCAGCAGTTCGCTATCGTGGTGTTAAAGTAGGAACTATTTCCCATGTTCGACCAGGTGCGAATGCCATTGATGTAGAGATTGAAATTGCCCAAACTGACCTCATTATTCCCCGTAATGTTGTAGTGGAAGCTAATCAAAGCGGATTAATTAGCGAAAGTATTATCGATATCACGCCAAGAACAACCTTGCCTGCTGGGGTTGTTGCTAAACCCCTAGATAAAAGTTGTGATACCAGCCTCATAGTCTGTAATGGCTCTCGCTTAAAAGGTCAGGTTGGCATCAGTGTTGATGCCCTAATTCGTAGTTCAACTGAGCTAGCTGGCGCATACAACGATCCAAAATTTTATAGAAATGTCAATAGGGTTCTAGAAACTACCACAGGCGCAGCATCCAGTTTTAGTGAGCTAAGTCAGGATTTACAAGGTTTGACCAAAAGCTTACAACTACAACTTAATACATTTTCCGCTACGGCTAATTCAGTGCAACGGGCGACAAACCAACTTAATGCATCTGCAAATCAAACAGTAAATAAATTCGGTGCAACTGCAACTCAAGCAAATCGGTTGCTAAACAACCTGGATAATTTGTTGACAACAAATCGTTCGACGCTGGTTGGTGCGTTGAACAATATCACCGAAACCAGCAACCAATTGCGTGTTACAGTCAGTAGTTTATCACCATCTGTCAATCGATTGACTCAAGGAGAATTACTCAACAATTTAGAAACGCTTTCAGCAAATGCAGCCCAAGCCTCAGCTAATTTACGTGATGCTTCTAAAACCTTAAACGATCCAAAGAATGCGGTGTTGCTGCAACAAACTTTAGATTCAGCACGAGTAACCTTTGAAAATACCCAAAAAATTACATCTGATTTAGATGAATTGACAGGCGATCCTAATTTCCGTAAAAATCTGCGGCAATTGGTGAATGGTTTAAGTGGTTTAGTATCTTCTACACAACAGATGCAGCAACAAGTGCAAGTTGCTACTACTATAGATTCGGTAAAAGCTGCTGTGAGCAAACCAAAGAATCTAATTCCTATCCCAGCACCAACCCAACAGGCGATGTTTAATGACAAGTCGCTACCAGTCTACGAAAATAATCCCTCAGCGGCTAATTTTGCAAGTACCGATACCGACTTTCAACCAAGTCCTAGTCCGTCTATCCCGAACTCATCCCAAGAAAACCTTTTGAAGCAGCTGCGGGAATATGGCAAGCAACGGGAGCAACTGGAGACGGAGAAAGAGGCAATACAGCTTGACCCTTCAGCTTCGCTTACTGCTGACCCTGAGCAAAGCCAAACTGTTGAAAATTTTAAGTAA